Proteins encoded in a region of the Labrus bergylta chromosome 9, fLabBer1.1, whole genome shotgun sequence genome:
- the rbmx gene encoding RNA-binding motif protein, X chromosome isoform X1, with protein MAEADRPGKLFIGGLNTETTEKALEQYFSKYGRIVEVLLMKDRETNKSRGFAFVTFDTPADAKDAAREMNGKSLDGKPIKVEQATKPQFESSGRRGPPPMHSRSRGPPRGPRGSRGGHSGMRSPPPRDYYDNSGNVEPFFKGMSSRGPPMKRGPPVRNGGPPPKRSAPSGPMNRPTMSRDRDPYGPPPPRRDSMMSRRDDYPSPRDDHYNSKDSYSSRDYNSRDSRDYGPPPRDYSYRDYSNSSSRDDYGSMSRGYSERDSYGGSREPRYMDRPSSGSYRESYDGYGNSRSAPPSRAPPPSYGGSSGSSRYDDYGSSSREGYGSRDSYPSSRSDPYPPSRGERMGRQERGPAPPVERGYPPRDSYSSSSRGGPRGGRGGNRPDRGMSRSRY; from the exons ATGGCAGAGGCAGACCGTCCAGGAAAGCTCTTCATCGGTGGACTGAACACCGAGACCACCGAGAAGGCCCTGGAGCAGTACTTCAGCAAGTATGGCAGGATTGTGGAAG TTCTTCTGATGAAGGACCgtgaaacaaacaaatcaagaggCTTTGCTTTTGTTACTTTTGACACTCCAGCCGATGCAAAGGATGCAGCTCGTGAGATGAATGGAAAG TCTCTTGATGGCAAGCCAAtcaaagtggagcaggctacaAAACCCCAGTTTGAGAGTTCTGGCAGGCGAGGACCCCCACCCATGCACTCCCGTAGCCGTGGTCCACCCAGAGGCCCCCGTGGGTCTCGGGGAGGTCATAGCGGTATGAGAAGCCCTCCACCAAGAG ATTACTATGATAATTCAGGGAATGTAGAACCCTTCTTTAAAGGAATGTCATCCAGAGGACCCCCAATGAAGAGAGGACCCCCTGTTCGTAATGGAGGTCCCCCACCAAAGAGGTCTGCCCCATCTGGCCCCATGAACAGAC CCACCATGTCAAGAGACAGGGATCCCTATGGTCCACCCCCACCTCGCAGAGACTCCATGATGTCCAGGAGGGATGACTATCCATCACCAAGAGATGACCATTACAACTCAAAAGATAG CTACTCCAGTCGGGATTATAATTCTAGAGATTCCAGGGACTATGGACCTCCACCCCGAGATTATTCATACAGAGATTACTCCAATTCCAGCTCCCGGGATGACTATGGGTCAATGTCTAGAGGATACAG TGAACGTGACAGTTATGGGGGAAGCCGAGAACCCAGATATATGGACCGTCCCAGCAGTGGCTCCTACAGAGAATCATATGATGGTTACG GTAACTCTCGCAGCGCCCCACCTTCAAGGGCCCCCCCACCATCCTATGGTGGGAGCAGTGGAAGCAGTCGTTACGATGACTATGGCAGCAGTTCCCGGGAAGGCTATGGCAGTCGTGACAGTTACCCCAGCAGTCGGAGTGACCCATATCCACCTAGTCGTGGTGAGCGAATGGGCAGGCAGGAAAGGGGCCCAGCTCCCCCTGTTGAGAGAGGCTACCCTCCTCGTGATTCATACAGCAGCTCAAGTCGTGGAGGGCCACGTGGTGGCCGCGGTGGCAATCGACCCGATAGAGGAATGTCTCGCAGCAGATACTGA
- the rbmx gene encoding RNA-binding motif protein, X chromosome isoform X2, protein MAEADRPGKLFIGGLNTETTEKALEQYFSKYGRIVEVLLMKDRETNKSRGFAFVTFDTPADAKDAAREMNGKSLDGKPIKVEQATKPQFESSGRRGPPPMHSRSRGPPRGPRGSRGGHSGMRSPPPREPFFKGMSSRGPPMKRGPPVRNGGPPPKRSAPSGPMNRPTMSRDRDPYGPPPPRRDSMMSRRDDYPSPRDDHYNSKDSYSSRDYNSRDSRDYGPPPRDYSYRDYSNSSSRDDYGSMSRGYSERDSYGGSREPRYMDRPSSGSYRESYDGYGNSRSAPPSRAPPPSYGGSSGSSRYDDYGSSSREGYGSRDSYPSSRSDPYPPSRGERMGRQERGPAPPVERGYPPRDSYSSSSRGGPRGGRGGNRPDRGMSRSRY, encoded by the exons ATGGCAGAGGCAGACCGTCCAGGAAAGCTCTTCATCGGTGGACTGAACACCGAGACCACCGAGAAGGCCCTGGAGCAGTACTTCAGCAAGTATGGCAGGATTGTGGAAG TTCTTCTGATGAAGGACCgtgaaacaaacaaatcaagaggCTTTGCTTTTGTTACTTTTGACACTCCAGCCGATGCAAAGGATGCAGCTCGTGAGATGAATGGAAAG TCTCTTGATGGCAAGCCAAtcaaagtggagcaggctacaAAACCCCAGTTTGAGAGTTCTGGCAGGCGAGGACCCCCACCCATGCACTCCCGTAGCCGTGGTCCACCCAGAGGCCCCCGTGGGTCTCGGGGAGGTCATAGCGGTATGAGAAGCCCTCCACCAAGAG AACCCTTCTTTAAAGGAATGTCATCCAGAGGACCCCCAATGAAGAGAGGACCCCCTGTTCGTAATGGAGGTCCCCCACCAAAGAGGTCTGCCCCATCTGGCCCCATGAACAGAC CCACCATGTCAAGAGACAGGGATCCCTATGGTCCACCCCCACCTCGCAGAGACTCCATGATGTCCAGGAGGGATGACTATCCATCACCAAGAGATGACCATTACAACTCAAAAGATAG CTACTCCAGTCGGGATTATAATTCTAGAGATTCCAGGGACTATGGACCTCCACCCCGAGATTATTCATACAGAGATTACTCCAATTCCAGCTCCCGGGATGACTATGGGTCAATGTCTAGAGGATACAG TGAACGTGACAGTTATGGGGGAAGCCGAGAACCCAGATATATGGACCGTCCCAGCAGTGGCTCCTACAGAGAATCATATGATGGTTACG GTAACTCTCGCAGCGCCCCACCTTCAAGGGCCCCCCCACCATCCTATGGTGGGAGCAGTGGAAGCAGTCGTTACGATGACTATGGCAGCAGTTCCCGGGAAGGCTATGGCAGTCGTGACAGTTACCCCAGCAGTCGGAGTGACCCATATCCACCTAGTCGTGGTGAGCGAATGGGCAGGCAGGAAAGGGGCCCAGCTCCCCCTGTTGAGAGAGGCTACCCTCCTCGTGATTCATACAGCAGCTCAAGTCGTGGAGGGCCACGTGGTGGCCGCGGTGGCAATCGACCCGATAGAGGAATGTCTCGCAGCAGATACTGA
- the tm9sf5 gene encoding transmembrane 9 superfamily protein member 5 isoform X1: MKKRIHFGFLLVYSLVSYFSFGSAFYLPGLAPVSFCEDGKGGEDCQTGIELFVNRLDSVESVLPYEYDVFDFCKDVKEKRPSENLGQVLFGERIESSPYKFNFKQDVKCKAVCTKAYKKGNQEDATKLDFLKMGMQLNYQHHWIIDNMPVTWCYDVEDGQKYCNPGFPIGCLVTTDGRAKDACVINSEFNKKNTFYVFNHVDIKITYHSGASEGWRGARLVAATLEPKSIKHADEKNPTCEGVNPMEVPGEFDSDVSVVYTYSVTFEENNDIKWASRWDYILVSMPHTNIQWFSIMNSLVIVLFLSGMVAMIMLRTLHKDIARYNQVDQADLIKLPSSKEKSSVLYEDAQEESGWKQVHGDVFRPPRKGMLLSVFLGQGTQIFIMTFITLFLACLGFLSPANRGALMTCSVVLWVLLGTPAGYVSARLYKTFGGEKWKTNVLLTALLCPGIVFADFFLMNLILWVEGSSAAIPFGTLVAILALWFGISVPLTFVGAYFGFKKAAIEQPVRTNQIPRQIPEQSFFTKPIPGIVMGGILPFGCIFIQLFFILNSIWSHQMYYMFGFLFLVFIILLITCSEATILLCYFHLCAEDYHWWWRSFLTSGFTAVYLFIYAVHYFFSKLQIIGAASTILYFGYTSIMVLIFFLFTGTIGFFACFWFVNKIYSVVKVD; this comes from the exons ATGAAGAAGCGGATACACTTTGGTTTTCTCCTGGTTTATTCTCTAGTCTCGTATTTTTCGTTCGGCTCGGCGTTTTATCTTCCGGGTTTAGCCCCAGTGAGTTTTTGCGAAGACGGCAAAGGTGGTGAAGATTGCCAG acaGGGATCGAGCTGTTTGTCAATCGGTTAGACTCTGTGGAGTCAGTCCTGCCTTACGAGTATGATGT GTTTGACTTTTGCAAAGATGTCAAAGAGAAGAGGCCTTCTGAGAACCTTGGACAGGTGCTGTTTGGTGAACGAATTGAGTCTTCGCCATACAAG TTTAACTTCAAACAAGATGTGAAATGCAAGGCAGTGTGCACAAAGGCCTACAAGAAAGGCAACCAGGAGGATGCCACCAAACTGgattttcttaaaatgggaaTGCAGTTGAACTACCAGCATCACTG gATCATTGACAACATGCCAGTGACATGGTGCTATGATGTGGAAGACGGACAGAAATACTGCAACCCAGGTTTTCCAATTGGCTGCCTTGTTACCACAGACGGCAGAGCTAAAGATGCTTGTGTAATCAAT TCTGAGTTCAACAagaagaacacattttatgtgtTCAACCACGTGGACATCAAGATCACTTACCACAGTGGAGCGTCAGAAGGCTGGAGAGGGGCTCGGCTAGTTGCTGCAACTCTTGAGCCCAAGAG TATTAAACATGCGGATGAAAAGAACCCGACCTGTGAAGGAGTTAACCCAATGGAGGTCCCTGGGGAGTTTGACAGTGATGTGTCTGTAGTCTATACCTACTCTGTCACATTTGAG gaaaacaatgaTATCAAGTGGGCCTCTAGGTGGGACTACATCCTGGTCTCAATGCCTCACACCAACATCCAGTGGTTTAG CATCATGAACTCCTTGGTCATTGTCCTCTTCCTGTCTGGCATGGTTGCCATGATCATGCTGAGAACTCTGCACAAGGACATTGCCAGATACAACCAGGTGGACCAG GCAGACTTGATAAAGCTTCCCTCGTCCAAGGAAAAATCCTCAGTTCTCTAT GAGGATGCACAGGAGGAGTCGGGGTGGAAGCAGGTGCACGGGGATGTTTTCCGTCCCCCAAGGAAAGGCATGTTGCTGTCTGTATTCCTCGGACAGGGCACGCAGATCTTCATCATGACCTTCATCACTCTCT TCCTGGCCTGTCTGGGTTTCCTGTCTCCTGCCAACAGAGGGGCTCTCATGACATGCTCTGTGGTCCTCTGGGTGCTGCTGGGAACACCTGCTGGTTATGTGTCTGCTCGTCTTTACAAAA CTTTTGGAGGTGAAAAGTGGAAGACGAATGTGTTGCTGACGGCGCTCTTGTGCCCAGG AATTGTGTTTGCGGACTTCTTCCTGATGAACCTGATCCTTTGGGTGGAAGGGTCCTCAGCAGCAATCCCCTTTGGCACTCTGGTGGCCATTTTGGCTCTGTGGTTTGGAATCTCAGTGCCCCTCACCTTTGTCGGTGCCTACTTTGGATTCAAGAAGGCT GCTATTGAGCAACCTGTGCGAACAAACCAAATCCCTCGTCAAATTCCCGAGCAGTCATTTTTTACAAAGCCCATTCCTGGCATTGTAATGGGTGGCATCCTGCCGTTTGGTTGCATCTTCATTCAGCTTTTCTTCATCCTCAATAGCATTTG GTCTCATCAAATGTACTACATGTTTGGATTCCTGTTCCTGGTTTTCATCATTCTACTCATCACCTGCTCTGAGGCCACAATTCTACTCTGCTACTTCCACCTCTGTGCTGAG GACTACCATTGGTGGTGGCGCTCCTTCCTGACCAGTGGCTTcacagcagtctatctgtttaTCTATGCTGTGCATTACTTCTTCTCCAAGCTACAAATCATTGGAGCTGCCAGCACCATCCTCTACTTTGGATACACTTCGATTATGGTCCttatcttcttcctcttcacag GTACAATCGGCTTCTTCGCCTGCTTCTGGTTTGTAAATAAGATCTACAGTGTGGTCAAGGTGGACTAG
- the rbmx gene encoding RNA-binding motif protein, X chromosome isoform X4 gives MAEADRPGKLFIGGLNTETTEKALEQYFSKYGRIVEVLLMKDRETNKSRGFAFVTFDTPADAKDAAREMNGKSLDGKPIKVEQATKPQFESSGRRGPPPMHSRSRGPPRGPRGSRGGHSGMRSPPPRDYYDNSGNVEPFFKGMSSRGPPMKRGPPVRNGGPPPKRSAPSGPMNRPTMSRDRDPYGPPPPRRDSMMSRRDDYPSPRDDHYNSKDSYSSRDYNSRDSRDYGPPPRDYSYRDYSNSSSRDDYGSMSRGYSERDSYGGSREPRYMDRPSSGSYRESYDGYG, from the exons ATGGCAGAGGCAGACCGTCCAGGAAAGCTCTTCATCGGTGGACTGAACACCGAGACCACCGAGAAGGCCCTGGAGCAGTACTTCAGCAAGTATGGCAGGATTGTGGAAG TTCTTCTGATGAAGGACCgtgaaacaaacaaatcaagaggCTTTGCTTTTGTTACTTTTGACACTCCAGCCGATGCAAAGGATGCAGCTCGTGAGATGAATGGAAAG TCTCTTGATGGCAAGCCAAtcaaagtggagcaggctacaAAACCCCAGTTTGAGAGTTCTGGCAGGCGAGGACCCCCACCCATGCACTCCCGTAGCCGTGGTCCACCCAGAGGCCCCCGTGGGTCTCGGGGAGGTCATAGCGGTATGAGAAGCCCTCCACCAAGAG ATTACTATGATAATTCAGGGAATGTAGAACCCTTCTTTAAAGGAATGTCATCCAGAGGACCCCCAATGAAGAGAGGACCCCCTGTTCGTAATGGAGGTCCCCCACCAAAGAGGTCTGCCCCATCTGGCCCCATGAACAGAC CCACCATGTCAAGAGACAGGGATCCCTATGGTCCACCCCCACCTCGCAGAGACTCCATGATGTCCAGGAGGGATGACTATCCATCACCAAGAGATGACCATTACAACTCAAAAGATAG CTACTCCAGTCGGGATTATAATTCTAGAGATTCCAGGGACTATGGACCTCCACCCCGAGATTATTCATACAGAGATTACTCCAATTCCAGCTCCCGGGATGACTATGGGTCAATGTCTAGAGGATACAG TGAACGTGACAGTTATGGGGGAAGCCGAGAACCCAGATATATGGACCGTCCCAGCAGTGGCTCCTACAGAGAATCATATGATGGTTACG GATAA
- the tm9sf5 gene encoding transmembrane 9 superfamily protein member 5 isoform X2, which yields MKKRIHFGFLLVYSLVSYFSFGSAFYLPGLAPVSFCEDGKGGEDCQTGIELFVNRLDSVESVLPYEYDVFDFCKDVKEKRPSENLGQVLFGERIESSPYKFNFKQDVKCKAVCTKAYKKGNQEDATKLDFLKMGMQLNYQHHWIIDNMPVTWCYDVEDGQKYCNPGFPIGCLVTTDGRAKDACVINSEFNKKNTFYVFNHVDIKITYHSGASEGWRGARLVAATLEPKSIKHADEKNPTCEGVNPMEVPGEFDSDVSVVYTYSVTFEENNDIKWASRWDYILVSMPHTNIQWFSIMNSLVIVLFLSGMVAMIMLRTLHKDIARYNQVDQEDAQEESGWKQVHGDVFRPPRKGMLLSVFLGQGTQIFIMTFITLFLACLGFLSPANRGALMTCSVVLWVLLGTPAGYVSARLYKTFGGEKWKTNVLLTALLCPGIVFADFFLMNLILWVEGSSAAIPFGTLVAILALWFGISVPLTFVGAYFGFKKAAIEQPVRTNQIPRQIPEQSFFTKPIPGIVMGGILPFGCIFIQLFFILNSIWSHQMYYMFGFLFLVFIILLITCSEATILLCYFHLCAEDYHWWWRSFLTSGFTAVYLFIYAVHYFFSKLQIIGAASTILYFGYTSIMVLIFFLFTGTIGFFACFWFVNKIYSVVKVD from the exons ATGAAGAAGCGGATACACTTTGGTTTTCTCCTGGTTTATTCTCTAGTCTCGTATTTTTCGTTCGGCTCGGCGTTTTATCTTCCGGGTTTAGCCCCAGTGAGTTTTTGCGAAGACGGCAAAGGTGGTGAAGATTGCCAG acaGGGATCGAGCTGTTTGTCAATCGGTTAGACTCTGTGGAGTCAGTCCTGCCTTACGAGTATGATGT GTTTGACTTTTGCAAAGATGTCAAAGAGAAGAGGCCTTCTGAGAACCTTGGACAGGTGCTGTTTGGTGAACGAATTGAGTCTTCGCCATACAAG TTTAACTTCAAACAAGATGTGAAATGCAAGGCAGTGTGCACAAAGGCCTACAAGAAAGGCAACCAGGAGGATGCCACCAAACTGgattttcttaaaatgggaaTGCAGTTGAACTACCAGCATCACTG gATCATTGACAACATGCCAGTGACATGGTGCTATGATGTGGAAGACGGACAGAAATACTGCAACCCAGGTTTTCCAATTGGCTGCCTTGTTACCACAGACGGCAGAGCTAAAGATGCTTGTGTAATCAAT TCTGAGTTCAACAagaagaacacattttatgtgtTCAACCACGTGGACATCAAGATCACTTACCACAGTGGAGCGTCAGAAGGCTGGAGAGGGGCTCGGCTAGTTGCTGCAACTCTTGAGCCCAAGAG TATTAAACATGCGGATGAAAAGAACCCGACCTGTGAAGGAGTTAACCCAATGGAGGTCCCTGGGGAGTTTGACAGTGATGTGTCTGTAGTCTATACCTACTCTGTCACATTTGAG gaaaacaatgaTATCAAGTGGGCCTCTAGGTGGGACTACATCCTGGTCTCAATGCCTCACACCAACATCCAGTGGTTTAG CATCATGAACTCCTTGGTCATTGTCCTCTTCCTGTCTGGCATGGTTGCCATGATCATGCTGAGAACTCTGCACAAGGACATTGCCAGATACAACCAGGTGGACCAG GAGGATGCACAGGAGGAGTCGGGGTGGAAGCAGGTGCACGGGGATGTTTTCCGTCCCCCAAGGAAAGGCATGTTGCTGTCTGTATTCCTCGGACAGGGCACGCAGATCTTCATCATGACCTTCATCACTCTCT TCCTGGCCTGTCTGGGTTTCCTGTCTCCTGCCAACAGAGGGGCTCTCATGACATGCTCTGTGGTCCTCTGGGTGCTGCTGGGAACACCTGCTGGTTATGTGTCTGCTCGTCTTTACAAAA CTTTTGGAGGTGAAAAGTGGAAGACGAATGTGTTGCTGACGGCGCTCTTGTGCCCAGG AATTGTGTTTGCGGACTTCTTCCTGATGAACCTGATCCTTTGGGTGGAAGGGTCCTCAGCAGCAATCCCCTTTGGCACTCTGGTGGCCATTTTGGCTCTGTGGTTTGGAATCTCAGTGCCCCTCACCTTTGTCGGTGCCTACTTTGGATTCAAGAAGGCT GCTATTGAGCAACCTGTGCGAACAAACCAAATCCCTCGTCAAATTCCCGAGCAGTCATTTTTTACAAAGCCCATTCCTGGCATTGTAATGGGTGGCATCCTGCCGTTTGGTTGCATCTTCATTCAGCTTTTCTTCATCCTCAATAGCATTTG GTCTCATCAAATGTACTACATGTTTGGATTCCTGTTCCTGGTTTTCATCATTCTACTCATCACCTGCTCTGAGGCCACAATTCTACTCTGCTACTTCCACCTCTGTGCTGAG GACTACCATTGGTGGTGGCGCTCCTTCCTGACCAGTGGCTTcacagcagtctatctgtttaTCTATGCTGTGCATTACTTCTTCTCCAAGCTACAAATCATTGGAGCTGCCAGCACCATCCTCTACTTTGGATACACTTCGATTATGGTCCttatcttcttcctcttcacag GTACAATCGGCTTCTTCGCCTGCTTCTGGTTTGTAAATAAGATCTACAGTGTGGTCAAGGTGGACTAG
- the rbmx gene encoding RNA-binding motif protein, X chromosome isoform X3, whose protein sequence is MAEADRPGKLFIGGLNTETTEKALEQYFSKYGRIVEVLLMKDRETNKSRGFAFVTFDTPADAKDAAREMNGKSLDGKPIKVEQATKPQFESSGRRGPPPMHSRSRGPPRGPRGSRGGHSGMRSPPPRGMSSRGPPMKRGPPVRNGGPPPKRSAPSGPMNRPTMSRDRDPYGPPPPRRDSMMSRRDDYPSPRDDHYNSKDSYSSRDYNSRDSRDYGPPPRDYSYRDYSNSSSRDDYGSMSRGYSERDSYGGSREPRYMDRPSSGSYRESYDGYGNSRSAPPSRAPPPSYGGSSGSSRYDDYGSSSREGYGSRDSYPSSRSDPYPPSRGERMGRQERGPAPPVERGYPPRDSYSSSSRGGPRGGRGGNRPDRGMSRSRY, encoded by the exons ATGGCAGAGGCAGACCGTCCAGGAAAGCTCTTCATCGGTGGACTGAACACCGAGACCACCGAGAAGGCCCTGGAGCAGTACTTCAGCAAGTATGGCAGGATTGTGGAAG TTCTTCTGATGAAGGACCgtgaaacaaacaaatcaagaggCTTTGCTTTTGTTACTTTTGACACTCCAGCCGATGCAAAGGATGCAGCTCGTGAGATGAATGGAAAG TCTCTTGATGGCAAGCCAAtcaaagtggagcaggctacaAAACCCCAGTTTGAGAGTTCTGGCAGGCGAGGACCCCCACCCATGCACTCCCGTAGCCGTGGTCCACCCAGAGGCCCCCGTGGGTCTCGGGGAGGTCATAGCGGTATGAGAAGCCCTCCACCAAGAG GAATGTCATCCAGAGGACCCCCAATGAAGAGAGGACCCCCTGTTCGTAATGGAGGTCCCCCACCAAAGAGGTCTGCCCCATCTGGCCCCATGAACAGAC CCACCATGTCAAGAGACAGGGATCCCTATGGTCCACCCCCACCTCGCAGAGACTCCATGATGTCCAGGAGGGATGACTATCCATCACCAAGAGATGACCATTACAACTCAAAAGATAG CTACTCCAGTCGGGATTATAATTCTAGAGATTCCAGGGACTATGGACCTCCACCCCGAGATTATTCATACAGAGATTACTCCAATTCCAGCTCCCGGGATGACTATGGGTCAATGTCTAGAGGATACAG TGAACGTGACAGTTATGGGGGAAGCCGAGAACCCAGATATATGGACCGTCCCAGCAGTGGCTCCTACAGAGAATCATATGATGGTTACG GTAACTCTCGCAGCGCCCCACCTTCAAGGGCCCCCCCACCATCCTATGGTGGGAGCAGTGGAAGCAGTCGTTACGATGACTATGGCAGCAGTTCCCGGGAAGGCTATGGCAGTCGTGACAGTTACCCCAGCAGTCGGAGTGACCCATATCCACCTAGTCGTGGTGAGCGAATGGGCAGGCAGGAAAGGGGCCCAGCTCCCCCTGTTGAGAGAGGCTACCCTCCTCGTGATTCATACAGCAGCTCAAGTCGTGGAGGGCCACGTGGTGGCCGCGGTGGCAATCGACCCGATAGAGGAATGTCTCGCAGCAGATACTGA